The following coding sequences are from one Thamnophis elegans isolate rThaEle1 chromosome 5, rThaEle1.pri, whole genome shotgun sequence window:
- the SRSF6 gene encoding serine/arginine-rich splicing factor 6, translated as MPRVYIGRLSYHVREKDIQRFFSGYGRLLEVDLKNGYGFVEFEDSRDAEDAVYELNGKDLCGERVIVEHARGPRRDRDGYSYSSRSGGGYTSRRASGRDKYGPPVRTEYRLIVENLSSHCSWQDLKDFMRQAGEVTYADAHKERTNEGVIEFRSYSDMKRAMDKLDGTEINGRKIRLVEDKPRSSHRRSYSGSRSRSRSRRRSRSRSRRSSRSRSRSASKSRSRSKSRSRSKDRSRSRSKSRKSRSKSKSKVKSSRGSRSGSRSKEKSRSRSRSASRSPKENGKGETKSKSRSQSRSHSRSPEQHQPAKAHSESPSKRDVSRSHSKSRSKSRSRSRSSSQD; from the exons ATGCCGCGTGTCTATATTGGCCGCTTAAGTTACCATGTGCGGGAAAAGGACATCCAGCGTTTCTTCAGCGGCTACGGCCGCTTGCTCGAGGTCGACTTAAAAAACGG CTACGGCTTTGTGGAATTCGAGGATTCCCGCGACGCCGAGGATGCCGTTTACGAGCTGAACGGCAAGGATCTGTGCGGGGAGCGGGTGATCGTCGAACACGCCCGCGGCCCCCGCCGCGACCGGGATGGCTACAGCTACAGCAGCCGCA GTGGTGGAGGATATACCAGTCGGAGAGCATCAGGAAGAGATAAATATGGGCCACCTGTTCGTACAGAATACAGATTAATTGTTGAAAATCTTTCCAGTCACTGTAGTTGGCAAGATTTGAAA GATTTCATGAGGCAAGCAGGTGAGGTAACCTATGCAGATGCCCATAAAGAGCGAACAAATGAAGGAGTAATAGAATTCCGTTCTTACTCTGACATGAAACGTGCTATGGATAAATTGGATGGTACAGAGATAAATGGACGAAAAATCAGGCTAGTTGAAGATAAGCCACGATCGAGCCATAGACGATCTTACTCCGGCAGCAGATCAAG ATCCCGTTCCAGAAGACGATCACGCAGTCGAAGTCGTCGCAGCAGTCGGAGTAGATCCCGTAGTGCCTCAAAAAGCCGATCGCG CTCTAAATCTAGGTCTCGGAGTAAAGACCGATCACGTTCCAGATCAAAAAGTCGAAAATCTAGATCAAAGAGCAAGTCAAAAGTGAAATCTAGCAGAGGTTCACGATCAGGCAGCAGATCCAAAGAAAAGTCTCGGAGCAGATCCAGGTCTGCGTCTCGTTCAcctaaagaaaatggaaaaggagaAACAAAGTCTAAATCAAGGTCACAAAGCAGATCTCATTCCCGTTCTCCAGAGCAGCATCAACCTGCAAAGGCTCATTCTGAGTCTCCATCCAAAAGAGATGTGTCACGATCTCATTCAAAGTCACGTTCAAAATCCCGTTCACGGTCAAGATCCAGTTCACAAGATTAA